One genomic window of Arachis stenosperma cultivar V10309 chromosome 10, arast.V10309.gnm1.PFL2, whole genome shotgun sequence includes the following:
- the LOC130954841 gene encoding protein Iojap-related, mitochondrial yields MWAALQARASVSSWWLSSRQWKLAFSSSSSAVDAVGKCTLDLHEIEKVLTDVKADDVKVIPSPKHCDWADFMVLATGRSTWHVKNIAQALIYKAKQKQKGADRMMLPSVEGQAGGKWIVIDSGKVIVHALDEKARAYYNLEGLWTSPERLRNEPIEDLHLQNALVKIRRKNNSKKPAQRNA; encoded by the exons ATGTGGGCAGCCCTACAAGCTCGAGCATCGGTTTCGTCGTGGTGGCTTTCTTCACGGCAATGGAAGCTAGCATTTTCGTCTTCCTCTTCTGCCGTTGATGCCGTTGGAAAATGCACCCTTGATCTTCACGAGATTGAGAAGGTTCTAACGGATGTTAAAGCTGACGACGTTAAGGTTATACCATCTCCCAAGCACTGTGATTGGGCTGATTTCATGGTTCTAGCAACCGGCAGGTCCACGTGGCATGTCAAGAACATCGCTCAAGCTCTAATTTACAAG GCTAAGCAGAAGCAAAAAGGTGCAGACCGAATGATGCTACCTAGTGTGGAAGGTCAAGCAGGAGGAAAGTGGATTGTAATTGACTCTG GTAAAGTGATAGTTCATGCACTTGATGAAAAGGCTAGAGCTTACTACAATTTGGAAGGACTTTGGACAAGCCCAGAGAGATTGCGAAACGAACCTATTGAG GATTTACATTTACAAAATGCTTTGGTGAAGATTCGCCGGAAAAATAACTCGAAGAAACCTGCACAAAGGAATGCTTAA